The genomic interval CGCCCTTCGCGTCTTCGTCGGCACCCGGCGCCTCACCCACGAACACGATGCCGGTACGCGCGCTGCCGACACCCGGCACCGCGTGGGTGCGCGTCTCGCACAATCCGCACTTCGTGCATGCGCGCGCCTCGGCCGCGACCTGCTCGAGCACCGGCAGCGCGAGGTCGTGAATCGTGCCGCGCGCGGCGAGGTCGCGCGGGTTCAGCGCTTCCTGTGGTGGCGTCAGCGTGTCGGTGAACACGAACTCCTCAAGCTCGGGTGCGGGCACGAGCCGCCGGGCGCGTCGTGCCACCGCCGCGCCGCTCACGATCAGGTCTCCCTCGCCCGCGGCGGCCAGGCGCTCGAGCGCGCGCCGCGCGCTCGAGACGATCGTCGCGAGTTCGCGCTCGCTCATCGCTTCATGCCCCGGATCGCGATCACGCGGTCGAGCACTCGTTCGGCGACTTCGCGCTTGGTCATCTCGGCCAGCGCTTCGGCGCGCGACGCATCCACCAGCGTGACGCGATTGGTCTCGCGGCCGAGCGATGCCTCGGGGGCGTTCAGCACCACGAAGTCGAGCCGCTTGACGCGCAGTTTGGTGCGCGCGTGACGGATGCCGTCGTTGGTCTCGAGCGCGAAGCCGACCAGCACTTGCCCTTTGCGGCGCGCGGCACCGAGACCGGCGAGGATGTCGGCGTTCGGTTCCAGCTCGAGCACCGCGCGATCCGACGTGCGCTTGATCTTTCGAGCCGAGACTCGGGCGGGCCGATAGTCGGCGACCGCGGCCGCCATCACGATCACGTCCGACCGTGCGGCCTCGAGCGTCATGGCGCGCTCCATCTCGGCCGCGCGTCGCACCGCGACCAGCTCGACGCCGTGGGGCGGGTCGAGATCGGCGGGCCCGCTCACCAGCGTCACGCTCGCTCCCCGATCGCGCGCGGCTTCGGCCACTGCGTAGCCCATGCGACCGCTCGATCGATTGGTGAGCATGCGAACCGGGTCGAGCGGCTCCTCGGTGCGGCCCGCCCCCACCAGCACGCGGACGCCTGCCATCGAGGCACGAGACGCGGCTGCTTCGATCACGGCCGCGCCGATCGCCTCGATCGCCGCCAGCCGACCCGGCCCTGCGAGCCCCGACGCGAGCGCGCCGCTTTCGGGTCCCACGATCCGAGCGCCGCGCGCTCGCAGCGATCGCACATTGGATTGCGTCGAGGCTTTGCGCCACATCTCGAGATCCATCGCCGGGCACACCACGATTGGCGCGCGACATGCGAGTGCGACCGCGGTGAGCGCATCGGGTGCGCTGCCGTGCACCAGGCGCGCCATCAGGTCGGCGGTGGCGGG from Candidatus Eisenbacteria bacterium carries:
- the coaBC gene encoding bifunctional phosphopantothenoylcysteine decarboxylase/phosphopantothenate--cysteine ligase CoaBC — translated: MIGLGVSGGIAAYKACELARWLQLQGASVIAILTPAATEFVTPLTFQALTGNPVVRELWGDQAPRFQVPAAAAKKLRGRVEHVDVAEALDLLVIAPATADLMARLVHGSAPDALTAVALACRAPIVVCPAMDLEMWRKASTQSNVRSLRARGARIVGPESGALASGLAGPGRLAAIEAIGAAVIEAAASRASMAGVRVLVGAGRTEEPLDPVRMLTNRSSGRMGYAVAEAARDRGASVTLVSGPADLDPPHGVELVAVRRAAEMERAMTLEAARSDVIVMAAAVADYRPARVSARKIKRTSDRAVLELEPNADILAGLGAARRKGQVLVGFALETNDGIRHARTKLRVKRLDFVVLNAPEASLGRETNRVTLVDASRAEALAEMTKREVAERVLDRVIAIRGMKR